The proteins below come from a single Papaver somniferum cultivar HN1 chromosome 11, ASM357369v1, whole genome shotgun sequence genomic window:
- the LOC113320230 gene encoding AT-hook motif nuclear-localized protein 28-like: MAEYGSGGISMSLNHQARECHSSEEDQNQDHQSHHHHSPRNSRALVLAPCSGGVGSNTGVTKSICMSRNRDGSGGDDGDMRMMQMITSPESNDSPQMLSRKPRGRPPGSKNKPKPPIIITREVSRDDSKAMHPIILEISAGSDIIETVSKFSVKHHVCLSILSGSGSVANVILRHSTSTHHNATVSIPGCFEILSLSGSFIYPPASTKPSSSPPFSISLAGGQGQVIGGTIAGPLIAASSVFLMAASFVNPAFFRLPSCQNNEDHDHQDEEEINVKPKIDPNTGAVLSGNGGDETIYSGSTTHHLPSMSQLLNSQIPSDVLPPWAPPSSRPC; the protein is encoded by the coding sequence ATGGCAGAATATGGGAGTGGTGGAATATCAATGTCACTAAATCATCAAGCTAGAGAGTGTCATAGTTCTGAAGAAGATCAAAATCAAGATCATCAATCCCATCATCATCATAGCCCTAGAAATAGTAGAGCTCTCGTCCTTGCTCCTTGCTCTGGTGGTGTTGGAAGTAATACTGGTGTAACAAAATCAATTTGCATGAGCAGAAACCGTGATggcagtggtggtgatgatggagatatGCGTATGATGCAAATGATAACTTCACCAGAATCAAATGATAGTCCTCAAATGCTTAGTAGAAAACCAAGGGGAAGGCCACCAGGAtcaaaaaacaaaccaaaaccaCCTATTATAATCACAAGAGAAGTAAGTCGTGATGATTCAAAAGCCATGCACCCAATAATCCTTGAAATCTCCGCTGGTTCAGATATTATTGAAACAGTTTCTAAGTTTTCTGTTAAACACCATGTTTGTCTTTCTATACTAAGTGGTTCTGGTTCTGTTGCTAATGTGATTCTTCGTCATTCTACTTCTACTCATCATAATGCTACTGTTTCTATACCTGGTTGTTTTGAGATTCTCTCCTTGTCCGGTAGTTTTATCTATCCTCCGGCATCAACTAAGCCTTCGTCATCACCGCCTTTTAGTATTTCTCTTGCAGGAGGACAAGGTCAAGTTATAGGAGGTACTATTGCTGGTCCACTTATTGCTGCCTCTTCTGTCTTTTTAATGGCTGCTTCTTTTGTGAACCCAGCTTTTTTTAGGCTTCCATCATGTCAGAATAATGAAGATCATGATCATCAAGATGAGGAGGAGATCAATGTTAAACCTAAGATTGATCCTAATACTGGTGCAGTTTTGAGTGGTAATGGTGGTGATGAAACTATTTACAGTGGTTCAACAACTCATCATCTTCCTAGTATGAGTCAGTTATTAAATAGTCAAATTCCTTCTGATGTGTTACCTCCTTGGGCACCACCTTCTTCTCGTCCTTGTTGA